A part of Arachis hypogaea cultivar Tifrunner chromosome 12, arahy.Tifrunner.gnm2.J5K5, whole genome shotgun sequence genomic DNA contains:
- the LOC112728715 gene encoding calcium-dependent protein kinase 26, whose product MGNNCVAPRKSSKDGTYTSFISWCRPKKATACADKDEDVSKTEKETEPVQQKAPEVVKIEKEVEKPTQSIKVKNETKRLESIKQVEKTKLPAPTPAPAPAAPAPAPAPAPDPDPDPDPAPAPDPAPAPDPAPAPAPAPAPAPDPDPAPAPALAPAPAPAPAPTTKSNQWEEKVKVGEPAKEKKTQIVKRQISAGLKQGSILQRKTGVLKEFYTLGPKLGQGQFGTTYLCVEKATGTEYACKSILKRKLVTDEDVEDVRREIQIMHHLAGCPNVISIKESYEDAVAVHVVMELCAGGELFDRIVERGHYTERKAAKLARIIVGVIESCHALGVMHRDLKPENFLFVDKQEDSVLKAIDFGLSTFFKPGDIFDDVVGSPYYVAPEVLRKRYGQEADVWSAGVIIYILLCGVPPFWGETEQEIFDSILKSKLDFSSAPWPSISDGAKDLVKKMLDRDPSKRISAFEVLRHPWIQVDGAAPDKPLDAAVLTRLKQFTAMNKLKKMALRVIAENLNEDEIAGLKEMFKNIDTDNSGHITFEELKIGLKRYGHNLNESEIYDLMQAADVDNSGTIDYGEFLAATLHLNKIEKEDHLAAAFSFFDKDGSGYITQDELQQACEEFGIEDVRLEDLIGEVDQDNDGRIDYNEFVAMMQKGNADMGRRGRKGSSSFSIGFREPLPVC is encoded by the exons ATGGGAAACAACTGTGTTGCACCAAGAAAGTCTTCCAAAGATGGCACATATACAAGTTTCATCTCGTGGTGCCGGCCGAAGAAAGCAACTGCGTGCGCGGATAAAGACGAAGATGTGAGCAAAACTGAAAAGGAGACAGAACCTGTTCAACAAAAGGCACCAGAGGTTGTTAAAATTGAGAAGGAGGTGGAGAAGCCAACACAATCCATAAAGGTTAAGAATGAAACTAAGCGTCTGGAATCTATAAAACAAGTTGAGAAGACTAAATTGCCAGCACCAACTCCAGCTCCTGCTCCGGCAGCTCCAGCTCCAGCTCCAGCTCCAGCTCCTGATCCTGATCCTGATCCTGATCCGGCTCCGGCTCCTGATCCGGCTCCGGCTCCTGATCCGGCTCCGGCTCCAGCTCCGGCTCCTGCTCCTGCTCCTGATCCTGATCCTGCTCCTGCTCCTGCTCTTGCTCCAGCTCCAGCTCCAGCTCCAGCTCCAACAACAAAAAGTAACCAATGGGAAGAAAAGGTTAAAGTAGGAGAGCCTGCAAAAGAAAAGAAGACTCAGATTGTGAAGAGGCAAATAAGTGCAGGCCTAAAACAAGGTTCTATCTTGCAAAGGAAAACTGGTGTCCTTAAGGAGTTCTATACTTTGGGACCGAAGCTCGGACAAGGGCAATTTGGAACAACCTACCTTTGTGTGGAGAAAGCTACTGGAACCGAGTATGCATGCAAGTCCATTTTGAAGAGGAAATTGGTGACTGATGAAGATGTTGAAGATGTGAGGAGGGAGATTCAGATAATGCATCACTTGGCAGGTTGCCCCAATGTGATCTCCATTAAGGAATCCTATGAGGACGCTGTCGCGGTTCATGTTGTGATGGAGTTGTGTGCAGGGGGTGAACTCTTTGATAGGATTGTGGAAAGAGGGCATTACACAGAGAGAAAAGCAGCAAAACTAGCAAGGATTATAGTTGGTGTTATTGAGTCTTGCCACGCACTTGGAGTAATGCATCGCGACCTTAAGCCGGAGAACTTTCTTTTTGTCGATAAGCAGGAAGATTCAGTCCTTAAAGCAATAGATTTTGGCCTCTCTACTTTCTTCAAACCAG GAGACATTTTTGATGATGTGGTAGGAAGCCCTTATTATGTTGCACCTGAAGTTCTCCGAAAGCGTTACGGCCAAGAAGCTGATGTGTGGAGTGCTGGTGTCATCATATACATTCTCTTATGTGGTGTACCTCCATTTTGGGGAG AAACGGAGCAAGAGATTTTCGACTCAATTTTGAAGAGTAAACTGGATTTCTCATCAGCACCATGGCCTAGTATCTCTGATGGTGCAAAAGACTTGGTTAAGAAGATGCTTGACAGAGATCCTAGCAAACGAATATCCGCTTTTGAAGTTCTTA GACACCCCTGGATTCAGGTTGATGGAGCAGCTCCAGACAAGCCTCTTGATGCTGCAGTTTTGACTCGGCTGAAGCAGTTTACTGCAATGAACAAGCTCAAGAAAATGGCTCTTAGA GTAATTGCAGAGAATCTCAATGAAGATGAGATTGCTGGATTGAAAGAAATGTTTAAGAATATAGACACAGACAACAGTGGCCACATTACTTTTGAAGAACTAAAAATTGGACTGAAAAGATATGGTCATAATCTCAATGAGTCTGAAATTTATGACCTAATGCAAGCT GCAGATGTTGATAACAGTGGCACAATTGACTATGGAGAATTCTTAGCAGCAACATTGCACTTAAACAAAATTGAGAAGGAAGATCATTTAGCTGCAGCTTTCTCATTTTTTGATAAAGATGGTAGTGGCTACATCACTCAAGATGAGCTTCAACAAGCTTGTGAAGAATTTGGAATAGAGGACGTTCGCTTGGAGGATTTGATCGGAGAAGTTGACCAGGATAAT GATGGAAGAATAGACTACAATGAATTTGTGGCAATGATGCAAAAAGGCAATGCTGATATGGGTAGAAGGGGAAGAAAAGGTAGCAGTAGTTTTAGCATTGGATTTAGGGAACCACTACCTGTATGTTAA
- the LOC112728716 gene encoding putative pentatricopeptide repeat-containing protein At5g06400, mitochondrial encodes MVMSAVCDLLGAMRSISKLRTLNQPLSYLLSLPQVLHFSSSSSNSSKHSPLLSRAATQQSDPGIYRALFDEITDILGAGPVVQDNSSSGFLFLEEADKGKSGSEVEHDCTKDVCGNATASVLLDKGKSFGVFGDSKLGNMSEDDVSRVVGEITRIFRGEKDWSPVEEKLENLNFELRAEVFDMVLKRCFKVPHLALTAFDWVKNKEGFSHTMKTYNTMLWIAGEAKEFGMVNKLVEEMDDCGIEKDVRTWTILISHYGKVKQISKLLLAFENMKKFGCEPDEVAYRAMIRSLCSCGKGDIAMEFYKDMVQKDMVLDLRLYKLLMNSMARVGDVAAVHFLGNDMTRLSLMPENSVQSCMLKSFCISGRIKEALELIRDHKSKDLAIEPEFFETLVRGLCKAGMITDALEIVEIMKRRDIVDGRIHGIIINGYLVRNEVHKALDMFQSMKESGCVPTISTYTELIQHLFKLNRYEDACLLYEEMLGKGIKPDGVVITTMVAGHVSQNRIFEAWKLFKSMECQGIKLNWKPYALFIKELCKASRTDDIIKVLYDMQASEIVILDEVFHCVVTYLKNKGELDMKAKVEKIYTAFKLDLQKCSNSEEQVSLRIKVEKDVVIDQSESQKVNYSSVHPHDKTYNEQDVHEICRILSSSMDWSLIQENLERSTIWFTPEFVLEILQHCSMHGNTMLKFFSWVGKQPGYRHTVETYNMAIKIAGRGKDFKHMRSLFFEMRRNNYPIMPETWTIMIMLYGRIGLTDLAMNCFRDMKAEGYKPSRSTYKYLIIALCGRKGRKVDEAIKIYGEMIRARHIPDKELVETFLGCLCEVGRLSEARRCIDSLKIFGYSVPLSYSLLIRSLCRVGKMEEALALVGESGAEKPTLDQFTCGSIVHGLLRKGQFEDALAKVESMKQKGIKPTIHVYTSLIVHYFKEKQIGKAIEVFKEMQESGYEPNIVTYSALISGYMNMERPTDAWNIFYRMKLKGPSPDFKTYSMFLSCLCKSGRSEEAMKLISEMLDSGIVPSTINFRTVFFGLNREGKHDLAQLVLQRKSELIRKRKLIT; translated from the coding sequence ATGGTGATGTCTGCTGTGTGCGATTTGCTCGGAGCCATGAGATCAATAAGCAAGCTCCGAACTCTGAATCAACCTTTGAGCTATCTCCTCTCACTGCCTCAagttcttcatttttcttccaGCTCTTCCAATTCGTCAAAGCACTCACCTTTATTGTCTCGCGCAGCAACCCAACAATCTGATCCCGGCATCTACCGTGCACTTTTTGATGAAATTACTGACATTTTAGGGGCTGGCCCTGTGGTCCAGGACAATTCCTCATCTGGGTTTTTGTTTTTGGAGGAAGCTGATAAGGGGAAGTCGGGTTCTGAAGTGGAACATGATTGCACCAAAGATGTTTGTGGAAATGCCACAGCGAGTGTATTGCTTGATAAAGGCAAGAGCTTTGGTGTTTTTGGAGATTCCAAGTTGGGGAACATGAGTGAAGACGATGTGAGCCGAGTTGTTGGTGAGATTACTAGGATTTTTAGAGGTGAAAAGGATTGGAGTCCTGTGGAGGAGAAGttggagaatttgaattttgagttGAGAGCTGAGGTTTTTGATATGGTATTGAAAAGGTGCTTCAAAGTGCCACACTTGGCTTTAACAGCTTTTGATTGGGTGAAGAACAAGGAAGGTTTTAGTCACACAATGAAGACTTATAATACTATGTTGTGGATTGCAGGGGAAGCTAAGGAGTTTGGGATGGTGAATAAGTTGGTGGAAGAAATGGATGACTGTGGAATTGAAAAGGATGTTAGGACGTGGACTATTCTCATATCCCATTATGGGAAAGTGAAGCAAATCAGCAAATTGTTGTTGGCCTTTGAAAACATGAAGAAATTTGGTTGTGAACCTGATGAGGTTGCATATAGGGCAATGATACGTTCGCTTTGCAGTTGTGGGAAAGGTGATATTGCTATGGAGTTCTACAAGGATATGGTACAGAAAGATATGGTGCTTGATCTAAGATTATATAAGTTGCTCATGAACTCCATGGCAAGGGTAGGTGATGTTGCGGCTGTTCATTTCCTTGGAAATGACATGACACGGTTGTCTCTGATGCCGGAAAACAGTGTTCAGAGTTGTATGCTGAAGAGTTTCTGTATTTCTGGAAGGATTAAAGAAGCTTTGGAACTGATCCGTGACCACAAAAGTAAAGACTTAGCTATTGAACCTGAGTTTTTCGAGACCTTGGTGAGAGGGCTGTGTAAGGCTGGCATGATTACAGACGCTTTAGAGATTGTTGAAATTATGAAGAGAAGGGATATTGTTGAtggaaggattcatggaattataaTAAATGGATATTTGGTAAGAAATGAAGTTCACAAGGCACTTGATATGTTCCAAAGCATGAAAGAATCTGGTTGTGTGCCCACAATTTCCACATATACAGAACTGATACAGCATTTGTTTAAGTTGAATAGGTATGAAGATGCTTGCTTGTTGTACGAAGAGATGCTAGGAAAAGGTATCAAGCCTGATGGAGTGGTAATAACGACCATGGTTGCAGGTCATGTTTCTCAAAACCGTATATTCGAAGCATGGAAGTTATTCAAGAGTATGGAGTGCCAAGGCATCAAGCTCAATTGGAAaccatatgcactgtttattaaGGAGCTTTGCAAAGCTTCAAGGACAGATGATATTATCAAAGTATTGTATGACATGCAGGCTTCGGAGATTGTAATTTTAGATGAAGTATTCCACTGTGTTGTAACATACTTGAAGAACAAAGGGGAACTAGACATGAAAGCGAAAGTTGAGAAGATTTATACAGCATTTAAACTTGATCTACAAAAATGCAGTAATTCCGAAGAACAAGTATCTTTGAGAATTAAGGTGGAGAAGGATGTGGTAATTGATCAatcagaatcacaaaaagtaaatTACTCCTCAGTTCACCCACATGATAAGACTTACAACGAGCAGGATGTTCATGAAATTTGTAGGATTCTTTCATCTTCCATGGATTGGTCCTTAATTCAAGAAAATTTGGAGAGAAGCACGATATGGTTTACCCCGGAATTTGTTTTGGAGATATTGCAACATTGCAGTATGCATGGCAACACTATGCTAAAGTTCTTTTCATGGGTTGGAAAGCAGCCTGGATATAGGCACACTGTAGAGACATACAACATGGCAATTAAGATTGCAGGTCGCGGGAAAGATTTTAAGCACATGCGCAGCCTGTTCTTTGAGATGAGAAGAAACAATTATCCAATAATGCCAGAGACATGGACAATCATGATAATGCTTTACGGTCGAATCGGTCTAACAGATCTGGCCATGAATTGTTTTAGAGATATGAAAGCTGAGGGTTACAAACCAAGTAGAAGCACATACAAGTACTTGATCATTGCTCTTTGTGGAAGGAAAGGAAGGAAGGTTGATGAAGCTATCAAAATATATGGTGAGATGATTCGTGCCAGACACATCCCCGACAAAGAATTGGTTGAAACTTTCCTTGGTTGTTTATGTGAAGTTGGTAGGCTTTCAGAAGCTAGGAGATGCATAGATTCTCTCAAAATATTCGGATATTCAGTTCCTCTTAGCTATTCCTTGCTTATCAGGTCTCTTTGCAGGGTTGGAAAAATGGAAGAAGCATTGGCATTGGTTGGAGAAAGTGGGGCAGAGAAACCAACTTTAGATCAGTTTACATGTGGAAGCATTGTCCATGGCCTACTCCGAAAGGGTCAATTTGAAGACGCCTTAGCCAAAGTGGAATCTATGAAACAAAAGGGTATTAAACCTACCATTCATGTTTATACATCTTTGATTGTTCATTACTTTAAGGAGAAACAGATAGGAAAAGCCATTGAAGTATTCAAGGAAATGCAAGAATCAGGTTATGAACCAAACATTGTCACATATTCTGCCCTTATAAGTGGATACATGAACATGGAGAGACCAACTGATGCATGGAACATCTTCTACCGCATGAAATTGAAAGGACCCTCTCCTGATTTCAAGACTTATTCCATGTTCCTTAGTTGTCTTTGCAAGTCTGGTAGAtcagaagaagccatgaagcttATTTCTGAAATGTTAGATAGTGGTATTGTTCCTAGTACTATTAATTTTAGAACAGTGTTTTTTGGGCTAAACAGAGAAGGTAAACATGATTTAGCTCAGCTTGTATTGCAACGAAAATCAGAATTAATAAGAAAGCGCAAGCTCATAACTTGA
- the LOC112728718 gene encoding iron-sulfur cluster co-chaperone protein HscB homolog, whose protein sequence is MLKKNSTRCTLFTILRHTTPSVPKHHSPLTFSSHSNNHFLHTSSPPPPFSPKGRSFHNPTWFYSFGYLTFDGKRLCSKSAESVKARSSRCWNCHESTAAAPFLVCDSCRCIQPVDDSIDYFEIFGLEKKYDIEGVNLEGKYKDWQKKLHPDLVHSKSQKERDFSAEQSARVIDAYRTLSKPLSRAIYMMKLDGLEVDEEQTISDPELLAEIMEIREAVEEATESESLKKILSRMEENLKSWSNTFATAFQSRNFEEAKDSIRRMTYYSRVIDEVVKKL, encoded by the exons ATGTTGAAGAAGAACAGCACCAGATGCACCCTCTTCACCATTTTAAGACACACTACACCTTCTGTTCCTAAACACCACTCACCTTTAACCTTTTCTTCTCATTCTAATAACCATTTTCTTCATACATCATCGCCACCTCCACCTTTTTCACCAAAAGGCCGTTCTTTTCACAACCCAACTTGGTTCTATTCTTTTGGGTATCTCACTTTTGATGGGAAAAGGTTGTGCTCAAAATCTGCGGAGAGTGTGAAAGCAAGAAGTAGTAGGTGCTGGAACTGCCATGAATCAACAGCAGCAGCACCGTTCTTGGTTTGTGATTCCTGCAGGTGCATTCAACCCGTGGATGATTCTATTGACTATTTCGAGATTTTTGGATT GGAGAAGAAGTATGATATAGAGGGTGTGAATTTGGAGGGCAAATATAAAGACTGGCAAAAGAAATTGCATCCTGATTTAGTACATTCAAAATCTCAG AAAGAACGAGATTTTTCTGCTGAGCAATCTGCAAGGGTGATTGATGCATACCGTACGCTTAGCAAGCCTTTATCTAGAGCGATTTACATG ATGAAGCTTGACGGATTAGAAGTTGATGAGGAACAAACAATTTCCGATCCAGAATTACTAGCTGAG ATTATGGAAATCAGAGAAGCGGTTGAAGAAGCAACTGAGTCAGAGTCTTTGAAGAAAATTCTCTCTCGG ATGGAGGAGAACCTGAAAAGTTGGTCGAACACCTTTGCTACCGCATTTCAAAGTCGGAACTTCGAGGAAGCAAAAGATTCTATTCGTAGAATGACTTATTATAGTCGTGTAATTGATGAAGTTGTAAAGAAACTTTAG
- the LOC112728717 gene encoding uncharacterized protein, whose protein sequence is MEKKQKIVQYRERLDRTLASPDLTNDEMLKKLVESQLVCSSEQEVEGYKQKLVEIKTAEVSNFLDMLRSASSDDSGRSNTSHADWKLKQDTDEFRVMYREGPEGTPFHTLLVEGYVDAPLDVCLCISWEASLYKKWWPQSTVPTFKILACECLHKVRIGEQISLVRMKVSWPLSMREAIVYYYLFEYFQDDLIVVLTNSVPESNGVNSTINGLNEVIPEAKDVVRVDLVGGFALQKVTSERSYFRTIANMDIKLDFVPPSLINFISRQLIGNGFRLYKKTVASMMSHGEEELSKALGDPLYVRIRESLYSSNGSKAKVNEELELKQDADILPAEEDLIESKQDEAKDAAEEDKSNQYANSTTSMVVNGVVADSSKTFSEIIEVDSEDIIQIAEEDKEVNDIPKEEVDMSVSKSTKSTYISSEVAQALETLDKAISVVRQYKLHSRTSSFSFPTEKPPSMKNDGRVDLHSAEFTSPSSRNEVAVEVTNRDIPEGTLQEATSINSDFRYTGTNSNSNEVDSNIPTSPEKKATPPALWKDRVTSDQTICNNKQLKFDSVQDMSLDDPNKSSDKKKINTIVPQDMSSNVSKEPSRRRRKLAYLCFLL, encoded by the exons ATGGAGAAGAAACAAAAGATTGTGCAGTACAGAGAAAGACTTGATAGGACCCTTGCCTCACCTGATCTTACAAATGATGAGATGCTCAAAAAACTTGTCGAAAGCCAACTTGTATGTTCTTCGGAACAAGAAGTAGAAG GATACAAGCAGAAGTTGGTAGAAATAAAGACTGCAGAGGTATCTAATTTTCTTGATATGTTAAGGAGTGCTTCTTCAGATGATAGCGGAAGGTCTAATACATCGCACGCCGATTGGAAA TTAAAACAAGATACTGATGAGTTCCGTGTCATGTATCGGGAAGGACCAGAGGGAACTCCGTTTCATACATTGCTAGTTGAAGGCTATGTAGATGCGCCTCTTGATGTTT GTTTATGCATCTCATGGGAGGCCTCTCTCTACAAAAAATG GTGGCCTCAATCTACTGTTCCAACTTTCAAAATCCTAGCATGTGAATGTTTGCACAAGGTCCGGATTGGGGAACAAATATCACTAGTGAG GATGAAGGTTTCATGGCCACTGTCTATGAGAGAAGCTATAGTGTACTACTATCTGTTTGAGTACTTTCAAGATGACTTAATAGTCGTTCTTACAAATTCG GTTCCTGAGTCAAATGGTGTCAATTCGACCATCAATGGTTTGAATGAGGTGATTCCTGAAGCAAAGGATGTTGTGAGAGTTGATTTGGTAGGGGGATTTGCATTGCAGAAGGTGACATCAGAAAGAAGTTACTTTCG GACAATAGCAAATATGGACATAAAGCTGGATTTTGTGCCTCCATCTCTCATAAACTTCATTTCAAGGCAGTTGATTGGCAATGGTTTCAGGCTTTACAAGAAG ACTGTGGCTTCTATGATGAGCCATGGTGAAGAAGAATTGAGCAAGGCATTGGGGGATCCATTATATGTCAGAATTCGTGAATCTCTATATAGCAGTAACGGATCAAAGGCGAAGGTCAATGAAGAGCTTGAGCTTAAACAAGATGCGGATATTCTCCCTGCTGAAGAGGACCTTATTGAAAGTAAGCAAGATGAGGCAAAGGATGCAGCTGAAGAGGATAAGAGCAATCAATATGCAAATAGTACCACGTCGATGGTGGTGAATGGAGTAGTAGCAGATAGCAGCAAAACATTCAGTGAGATCATTGAAGTAGATAGTGAAGATATTATACAAATTGCGGAGGAGGATAAGGAAGTAAATGACATTCCAAAAGAGGAAGTCGATATGAGTGTGTCGAAGAGCACAAAGAGTACATATATCAGCTCAGAGGTAGCACAAGCTCTAGAAACATTAGACAAGGCTATTTCAGTGGTTCGGCAATACAAGCTTCATTCGCGTACATCCTCTTTTAGCTTTCCAACCGAGAAGCCTCCTTCGATGAAAAATGATGGCAGGGTTGATCTGCATTCAGCAGAGTTTACTAGCCCAAGTTCAAGAAATGAGGTTGCTGTTGAAGTAACAAATAGGGATATACCGGAGGGAACTTTGCAAGAAGCAACTAGCATTAACTCTGACTTCAG GTACACAGGAACAAATTCTAACTCGAATGAAGTAGATTCTAACATACCAACATCACCGGAGAAGAAAGCAACACCACCGGCCTTATGGAAAGATAGGGTAACTTCGGACCAAACAATATGCAATAACAAGCAACTAAAATTTGATTCGGTTCAAGATATGTCTCTAGATGACCCTAATAAGTCAAgtgataagaaaaaaataaacaccATTGTACCCCAAGACATGTCTTCAAACGTGTCAAAGGAGCCGAGCAGGCGGCGAAGAAAACTTGCATACTTGTGTTTTCTGCTTTAG
- the LOC112728719 gene encoding L10-interacting MYB domain-containing protein: protein MGDENDSSVNLDSLRANWNPSQDKYFLELLLSQLQLGNRISKVISKQAWPVMVEQFNSKFGLKYDIDALKNRHKRFRKQYNDVKMIIGQNGFRWDHELNMIIADDKTWDEYLKVHPDFQGFRKRVVPYYDDLCKIFGHSVADGRYSLSCFDVGFENEEIASKELDDQATAGKGDDDETVPIICSQSKIDWSPMMDQFFVELMLNQMHKGNKVGRSFKKKAWVDMTDSFNERFGCHCGKAVLKNRLIVLRRHYFSINVLLSKEGFSWDNAHQKVVADDQVWENCIRVHHNYRIYRTKSMPFYSSMCILCHNEDTQHCKLNSGEGSCGSKKSMPDTEPPPIADDTVLHIGAENNSTRKSQPLPDADKEPLHLGEGRKISGHQKRLQPNMSSNEYKKARNDGEGMVAALKHMAVAVTSLTKQTKIEDTFSIDKAIKVLQAIPGMDEDLILDACEFLEDERRARMFMALDDNLRKKWLLRKLRS from the exons ATGGGGGATGAAAATGATTCTTCTGTTAATTTGGATAGCTTGAGGGCTAATTGGAATCCATCTCAAGACAAATATTTTCTTGAGCTTTTGCTATCTCAACTGCAGCTAGGGAATAGAATCAGCAAAGTCATTAGCAAACAGGCATGGCCGGTTATGGTTGAACAATTTAACAGCAAATTCGGATTGAAGTATGATATAGATGCATTGAAAAACCGTCACAAACGATTCAGGAAGCAATATAATGATGTCAAAATGATTATTGGTCAAAATGGATTTCGGTGGGATCATGAACTAAACATGATAATAGCTGATGATAAAACGTGGGATGAATATCTTAAG GTTCACCCTGATTTTCAAGGTTTCAGAAAAAGAGTTGTTCCTTATTATGATGATCTGTGCAAAATTTTTGGCCATTCAGTTGCTGATGGGAGATACAGCCTTTCATGTTTTGATGTAGGTTTTGAAAATGAAG AAATTGCCTCAAAAGAATTGGATGATCAAGCCACTGCTGGCAAAGGAGACGACGATGAGACTGTCCCTATCATTTGTAGTCAAAGTAAAATTGACTGGTCACCAATGATGGACCAATTCTTTGTTGAACTTATGCTGAACCAGATGCATAAAGGGAACAAGGTTGGCCGTTCGTTCAAGAAGAAAGCCTGGGTGGACATGACAGATTCGTTCAATGAAAGATTCGGATGTCATTGTGGTAAGGCAGTCTTGAAGAACCGTTTGATTGTCCTCAGGAGGCATTACTTCTCCATAAATGTTCTACTTAGCAAAGAAGGCTTCAGCTGGGATAATGCGCACCAGAAGGTCGTGGCTGATGACCAAGTTTGGGAAAATTGCATCAGG GTACATCACAACTACCGGATATATAGAACTAAAAGCATGCCTTTCTATTCTAGTATGTGCATATTATGTCACAATGAAGATACTCAGCATTGCAAACTGAATTCTGGAGAGGGATCTTGTGGCAGCAAGAAATCGATGCCAGATACCGAACCACCCCCTATTGCAGATGACACAGTATTGCATATTGGTGCAGAAAATAATTCTACCAGAAAATCTCAGCCTCTTCCTGATGCCGATAAAGAACCTTTGCATTTAGGCGAAGGAAGAAAGATTTCCGGTCACCAAAAGAGGCTCCAACCTAATATGTCCTCAAATGAATATAAGAAGGCGAGAAACGATGGCGAGGGTATGGTGGCAGCTTTGAAACACATGGCAGTTGCAGTTACCTCCCTAACAAAGCAAACAAAGATAGAAGATACCTTCTCTATAGATAAGGCTATTAAGGTGCTTCAGGCTATACCAGGCATGGATGAAGATCTAATACTAGATGCATGTGAATTTTTGGAAGATGAAAGAAGAGCAAGGATGTTTATGGCATTGGATGATAATCTGAGAAAGAAATGGTTACTGAGAAAGCTTCGTTCATAA
- the LOC112728720 gene encoding dihydroneopterin aldolase 2 isoform X1 produces the protein MIAATTMETETLMRGDKLILRGVMFHGFHGVNPEERTLGQKFLVDIDAWMDLRAAGKSDNLSDSVSYTDIYRIDECRIVKEIIEGPPHNLLESVAQKIASTTLTNHHQISAVRVLVGKPHVAVMGPVDYLGVEIHRFRSDVAN, from the exons ATGATAGCAGCAACAACAATGGAAACCGAAACACTTATGAGGGGTGACAAGCTCATTCTGAGGGGAGTAATGTTCCATGGTTTTCATGGTGTGAATCCAGAAGAAAGAACACTTGGTCAGAAATTCTTGGTAGATATAGATGCTTGGATGGATCTTAGAGCTGCTGGTAAATCTGATAACTTGTCAGATTCAGTTAGCTACACAGATATATACCG TATTGATGAATGCAGAATAGTAAAGGAAATTATTGAAGGGCCACCCCACAACCTTCTGGAATCAGTGGCTCAAAAGATTGCAAGCACAACTCTAACCAATCACCATCAGATATCTGCTGTTAGGGTTCTAGTTGGAAAACCCCATGTTGCAGTTATGGGTCCAGTTGATTACTTAGGAGTTGAGATTCATAGGTTCAGAAGTGATGTAGCAAACTAG
- the LOC112728720 gene encoding dihydroneopterin aldolase 2 isoform X2 yields MIAATTMETETLMRGDKLILRGVMFHGFHGVNPEERTLGQKFLVDIDAWMDLRAAGKSDNLSDSVSYTDIYRIVKEIIEGPPHNLLESVAQKIASTTLTNHHQISAVRVLVGKPHVAVMGPVDYLGVEIHRFRSDVAN; encoded by the exons ATGATAGCAGCAACAACAATGGAAACCGAAACACTTATGAGGGGTGACAAGCTCATTCTGAGGGGAGTAATGTTCCATGGTTTTCATGGTGTGAATCCAGAAGAAAGAACACTTGGTCAGAAATTCTTGGTAGATATAGATGCTTGGATGGATCTTAGAGCTGCTGGTAAATCTGATAACTTGTCAGATTCAGTTAGCTACACAGATATATACCG AATAGTAAAGGAAATTATTGAAGGGCCACCCCACAACCTTCTGGAATCAGTGGCTCAAAAGATTGCAAGCACAACTCTAACCAATCACCATCAGATATCTGCTGTTAGGGTTCTAGTTGGAAAACCCCATGTTGCAGTTATGGGTCCAGTTGATTACTTAGGAGTTGAGATTCATAGGTTCAGAAGTGATGTAGCAAACTAG
- the LOC112728720 gene encoding dihydroneopterin aldolase 2 isoform X3, with translation METETLMRGDKLILRGVMFHGFHGVNPEERTLGQKFLVDIDAWMDLRAAGKSDNLSDSVSYTDIYRIVKEIIEGPPHNLLESVAQKIASTTLTNHHQISAVRVLVGKPHVAVMGPVDYLGVEIHRFRSDVAN, from the exons ATGGAAACCGAAACACTTATGAGGGGTGACAAGCTCATTCTGAGGGGAGTAATGTTCCATGGTTTTCATGGTGTGAATCCAGAAGAAAGAACACTTGGTCAGAAATTCTTGGTAGATATAGATGCTTGGATGGATCTTAGAGCTGCTGGTAAATCTGATAACTTGTCAGATTCAGTTAGCTACACAGATATATACCG AATAGTAAAGGAAATTATTGAAGGGCCACCCCACAACCTTCTGGAATCAGTGGCTCAAAAGATTGCAAGCACAACTCTAACCAATCACCATCAGATATCTGCTGTTAGGGTTCTAGTTGGAAAACCCCATGTTGCAGTTATGGGTCCAGTTGATTACTTAGGAGTTGAGATTCATAGGTTCAGAAGTGATGTAGCAAACTAG